In Achromobacter xylosoxidans A8, a single window of DNA contains:
- a CDS encoding transporter, which translates to MGSTSSAFKRISAAVTAASSVLLARAVVLCAALSSPTAAWATEGALGRQITGTNVQPNAGIVSPEPIWAVNLSQIYLDGNIGGSREVPIGGRTSLGLDAKVAFTLATVLKTWDTGPGRWNFASSFTLPYVWTKVNSTVTGSGGRSAGQSDTASNLFDLYFSPIIAGYHFSETSHMALSLNIWAPTGKYNADDMANPSLNNWTFIPQVAYTKIFPDSGFQFDTVAGIQFYTRNNATDYRNAPLFSMDLMGRKVFSNGVSAGLILGTIQQLGNDSGPTADRLNGFKGHDWALGPIVTYDRKLADKRSLSLSLRWVPTISSTNRLDSNDTVMATATLVF; encoded by the coding sequence ATGGGCAGTACGAGTTCGGCATTCAAGAGAATCAGCGCAGCAGTAACCGCGGCCAGCAGCGTGCTGTTGGCGCGCGCAGTCGTGCTCTGCGCCGCACTGTCGTCGCCCACGGCGGCCTGGGCCACCGAAGGCGCGCTGGGACGTCAGATCACCGGCACCAACGTGCAGCCCAACGCAGGCATCGTGTCGCCGGAACCGATCTGGGCCGTCAACCTGTCGCAGATCTACCTGGACGGAAACATAGGCGGCAGCCGGGAAGTGCCCATAGGAGGACGCACCTCGCTGGGCCTGGACGCCAAAGTCGCGTTCACGCTGGCCACTGTTCTCAAGACCTGGGACACCGGGCCCGGACGTTGGAACTTCGCCTCCAGTTTCACCTTGCCCTACGTCTGGACCAAGGTGAACTCCACCGTGACGGGCTCCGGAGGACGGAGCGCCGGCCAAAGCGATACCGCGTCGAACCTGTTCGACCTGTATTTCTCGCCCATCATCGCGGGCTACCACTTTTCCGAAACCTCGCACATGGCGCTCAGCCTGAATATCTGGGCGCCCACCGGCAAATACAACGCCGACGATATGGCCAACCCCAGCCTGAACAACTGGACCTTCATTCCGCAGGTGGCGTACACCAAGATATTCCCGGACTCGGGCTTTCAGTTCGATACCGTGGCGGGCATCCAGTTCTATACCCGCAACAACGCCACCGATTACCGCAACGCGCCGCTGTTCAGCATGGACCTGATGGGTCGCAAGGTATTCAGCAATGGCGTCAGCGCGGGTTTGATCCTGGGCACCATTCAGCAGCTGGGCAACGATTCCGGCCCGACCGCGGACCGGCTCAACGGTTTCAAGGGACACGATTGGGCGCTGGGTCCGATCGTGACCTATGACAGGAAGCTGGCGGACAAGCGCTCCCTGTCCCTCAGCCTGCGCTGGGTGCCCACGATCAGCAGCACAAACCGTCTGGACAGCAACGACACGGTCATGGCGACCGCGACGCTGGTGTTCTGA
- a CDS encoding TerC family protein → MIFDWMSDPTAWLGLATLVVLEIVLGIDNLVFIAILADKLPPAQRNRARLIGLTLAMVMRLGLLASIAWVVTLTEPMFTLLGAEISGRDLILILGGLFLLFKGTMELHERVEGSASHDQGQKPQHAVFWQVILQIVVLDAVFSLDSVITAVGMVQDLSIMMIAVVVAMAVMMLASRPLMAFVGRHPTVVILCLGLLLMIGFSLVAEGLGFHVPKGYLYAAIGFSILIELCNQLARRNRAKGTHALGRRQRTAQAVLRLLRAGRAGQAGAQADEVAALVDGAEGEPAFAPEESTMIERVLSIGGRDVRSIMVARGDMVWLDVADTPEAIVRKFASGHSRLPLCAGDPANVLGVLHFKDLLPLLQNPGPIDLVELAREPRYVMETTPVLKVLDELRASRDHMLIVVDEHGVCEGLITPMDVLTAVAGDLPEHQEDQPEALQLADGSWLLEGRLAVAEAARLLDAPALADEYPDATLAGCLLRAGGRIPETGDSIAWRDWRFEVTRRDGLRIDQVHASPLRQEAEQAG, encoded by the coding sequence ATGATTTTCGATTGGATGTCCGACCCCACCGCCTGGCTAGGCCTGGCGACCTTGGTCGTGCTTGAAATTGTGCTGGGTATCGACAACCTGGTGTTCATCGCCATCCTGGCGGACAAGCTGCCGCCCGCGCAGCGCAACCGCGCGCGCCTGATCGGCCTGACGCTGGCGATGGTCATGCGCCTGGGCCTGCTGGCGAGTATCGCGTGGGTGGTCACGCTGACCGAACCCATGTTCACGCTGCTGGGCGCCGAGATCTCAGGCCGCGACCTGATCCTGATCCTGGGCGGCCTGTTCCTGCTGTTCAAGGGCACCATGGAATTGCATGAACGCGTGGAGGGCAGCGCCAGCCACGACCAGGGCCAGAAGCCGCAGCATGCGGTGTTCTGGCAGGTGATCCTGCAGATCGTGGTGCTGGACGCGGTGTTCTCGCTGGACTCGGTGATTACCGCCGTGGGCATGGTGCAAGACCTGAGCATCATGATGATCGCGGTGGTGGTGGCCATGGCCGTGATGATGCTGGCCAGCCGTCCGTTGATGGCCTTCGTCGGCCGCCACCCCACGGTGGTGATCCTGTGCCTGGGCCTGTTGCTGATGATCGGCTTCAGCCTGGTGGCCGAAGGCTTGGGCTTCCACGTGCCCAAGGGTTATCTGTACGCCGCCATCGGTTTCTCGATCCTGATCGAGCTATGCAACCAGCTGGCGCGCCGCAACCGCGCCAAGGGCACGCACGCCCTGGGCCGCCGCCAGCGCACGGCGCAGGCCGTGCTGCGCCTGCTGCGCGCCGGCCGCGCCGGACAGGCGGGCGCGCAGGCCGACGAGGTGGCCGCGCTGGTCGACGGCGCGGAGGGCGAACCTGCCTTTGCGCCTGAGGAAAGCACCATGATCGAGCGCGTGCTTTCCATCGGCGGGCGGGACGTGCGCTCCATCATGGTGGCGCGCGGCGACATGGTCTGGCTGGACGTGGCCGATACCCCCGAGGCCATCGTGCGCAAGTTCGCCAGCGGCCACTCGCGTCTGCCGCTGTGCGCCGGCGATCCGGCCAATGTACTGGGCGTGCTGCACTTCAAGGACCTGCTGCCGCTGTTGCAGAATCCTGGCCCGATCGATCTGGTGGAGCTGGCGCGCGAACCGCGCTACGTCATGGAAACCACGCCGGTGCTAAAGGTGCTGGACGAATTGCGCGCCTCGCGCGACCACATGCTGATCGTGGTCGACGAGCATGGCGTGTGCGAGGGCCTGATCACGCCCATGGACGTGCTGACCGCCGTCGCGGGCGATCTGCCCGAGCACCAGGAAGACCAGCCCGAAGCCTTGCAACTGGCCGATGGATCCTGGCTGCTGGAGGGCCGGCTGGCGGTGGCGGAAGCCGCGCGCCTGCTGGACGCGCCGGCGTTGGCCGATGAGTATCCGGACGCAACCTTGGCGGGCTGCCTGCTGCGCGCGGGCGGACGGATTCCCGAGACGGGAGACTCGATCGCGTGGCGCGACTGGCGCTTCGAGGTCACCCGGCGCGATGGGCTGCGCATCGATCAGGTGCACGCCAGCCCGCTGCGGCAGGAGGCTGAGCAGGCGGGCTGA
- a CDS encoding MgtC/SapB family protein, whose protein sequence is MKNFENIQFITLANTLVSLLTAFVLGSVVGFERQFRQRTAGLRTNVLVAVGAAIFVDLAFRVGGADGGSRVISYVVSGVGFLGAGAIMREGGSIRGLNTAATLWGSAAIGACAGASLILEAVAATAFVLAANTLLRPVVSYVNRQPVDPQTTEVTTVIHVIANVEQRQAAMTVLEDVLETEQLPLSELKIDQFGENEVEIEAALSEASVDELDLDRVTASIAASPAVRTAFWAARTV, encoded by the coding sequence ATGAAGAACTTCGAAAATATCCAGTTCATCACGTTGGCCAATACCCTGGTCAGCCTGCTGACCGCGTTCGTGCTGGGTTCCGTGGTCGGCTTTGAACGCCAATTCCGCCAACGTACCGCCGGCCTGCGCACCAATGTGCTGGTGGCGGTAGGCGCCGCCATCTTCGTGGACCTGGCGTTCCGGGTGGGTGGCGCCGACGGCGGCTCGCGCGTGATTTCCTATGTGGTCTCGGGCGTGGGCTTCCTGGGCGCCGGCGCCATCATGCGCGAAGGCGGCAGCATCCGCGGCCTGAACACCGCCGCCACGCTATGGGGCTCGGCTGCCATCGGCGCCTGCGCGGGCGCATCGTTGATCCTGGAAGCGGTTGCCGCCACGGCCTTCGTGCTGGCGGCGAACACCTTGCTGCGGCCGGTGGTCAGCTACGTCAATCGCCAGCCGGTGGATCCGCAGACCACGGAAGTCACGACCGTGATACACGTCATCGCAAACGTGGAGCAGCGGCAGGCGGCGATGACGGTGCTGGAAGACGTACTCGAAACCGAGCAGCTGCCCCTGTCCGAACTGAAGATCGACCAGTTCGGCGAGAACGAGGTCGAGATCGAGGCCGCGCTCAGCGAGGCGTCGGTGGACGAACTGGACCTGGACCGGGTCACGGCCAGCATCGCCGCCTCGCCCGCCGTGCGTACGGCGTTCTGGGCGGCCCGCACGGTGTAG
- a CDS encoding ABC transporter ATP-binding protein yields MTELLRIQNLTVNLPPGADRPHALKDLSLSISAGEIVCVVGESGSGKSLTAGAILGLLPPDVRASGGQVLWEGQDLLRLAPEALRRLRGQRIGMIFQEPMTALNPLRTIGDQIAEVFRTHTRLGRTEIRRRTLELLDAVRLPDPARALDAYPHELSGGQRQRAMIAMALALEPALLIADEPTTALDVTTQAQILHLIHDLQRRKGTAVLFITHDFGVVAEIADRVAVMQRGVLVESGAAQQVLEHPRHSYTRALIAAVPPLAPAAARPALPADAPVILRAQGVSKTYRKRGWFGRPGRETRALDDVTLSLKEGGTLGIVGESGSGKSTLARALLGLAPPDAGGISLAGEPLALKGTIARREHARRVQMVFQDPYGSLNPRQRVGEIVARGPIVHGTPRSEALARAQELFELVGLSPDALRRYPHEFSGGQRQRIGLARALAMRPQVLIADEPVSALDVSVQAQVLDLLARLREQLGLSILFITHDLRVAAQVCDDIAVMQNGRVVEAGVCAQVFGQPAHPYTQALLAAVPGRRWDPACAALRQAA; encoded by the coding sequence ATGACCGAATTGCTGCGCATCCAGAATCTGACCGTGAACCTGCCGCCGGGGGCCGACCGTCCGCACGCGCTGAAAGACTTGTCGCTAAGCATCAGCGCGGGCGAGATCGTGTGCGTGGTGGGGGAAAGCGGCTCGGGCAAGTCGCTGACCGCCGGCGCGATCCTGGGGCTGCTGCCGCCGGACGTGCGCGCAAGCGGTGGCCAGGTGCTGTGGGAAGGGCAGGACCTGCTGCGGCTGGCGCCCGAGGCGCTGCGCCGCCTGCGGGGCCAGCGCATCGGCATGATCTTCCAGGAACCGATGACGGCGCTCAATCCGTTGCGCACCATCGGCGACCAGATCGCGGAAGTCTTCCGCACCCATACCCGCCTGGGACGGACCGAGATCCGGCGCCGCACGCTGGAACTGCTGGACGCCGTGCGATTGCCGGACCCGGCGCGGGCGCTGGACGCGTATCCGCACGAACTGTCCGGCGGCCAGCGCCAGCGCGCCATGATCGCCATGGCCCTGGCACTGGAGCCAGCCCTGCTGATCGCGGACGAACCGACCACCGCGCTGGACGTGACCACGCAGGCGCAGATCCTGCACCTGATCCACGACCTGCAGCGCCGCAAGGGCACGGCCGTGCTGTTCATCACGCATGACTTCGGCGTGGTCGCCGAAATCGCCGACCGCGTAGCGGTCATGCAGCGCGGCGTACTGGTGGAAAGCGGCGCGGCGCAGCAGGTGCTGGAACACCCCCGGCACTCGTACACGCGCGCCCTGATCGCGGCGGTGCCGCCCTTGGCGCCGGCCGCGGCCCGGCCGGCGTTGCCGGCCGACGCGCCAGTCATCCTGCGCGCGCAGGGCGTGTCCAAGACCTATCGCAAGCGCGGGTGGTTCGGCCGTCCGGGCCGCGAGACGCGGGCGCTGGACGACGTGACGCTCAGCCTGAAGGAGGGCGGCACGCTGGGCATCGTGGGCGAAAGCGGGTCCGGCAAATCGACCTTGGCGCGCGCCTTGCTGGGACTCGCGCCGCCGGACGCGGGCGGTATAAGCCTGGCCGGCGAACCGCTGGCGCTCAAGGGGACCATCGCGCGGCGCGAGCATGCGCGGCGAGTGCAGATGGTGTTCCAGGATCCCTACGGTTCCTTGAATCCGCGCCAGCGCGTGGGCGAGATCGTGGCGCGCGGCCCCATCGTACATGGCACGCCCAGGAGCGAAGCGCTGGCGCGCGCGCAGGAGCTGTTTGAATTGGTGGGTTTGTCGCCCGACGCCCTGCGGCGCTATCCGCACGAGTTCTCGGGCGGCCAGCGCCAGCGGATCGGGCTGGCGCGGGCGCTGGCGATGCGGCCGCAGGTGTTGATCGCGGACGAACCGGTATCGGCGCTGGATGTGTCGGTGCAGGCGCAGGTGCTGGATCTGCTGGCGCGGCTGCGCGAGCAATTGGGGCTGTCCATCCTCTTCATCACGCATGACCTGCGCGTGGCCGCGCAGGTCTGCGACGACATCGCGGTCATGCAGAACGGCAGAGTGGTCGAAGCGGGCGTCTGCGCCCAGGTCTTCGGCCAGCCCGCGCATCCGTACACCCAAGCCTTGCTGGCCGCCGTGCCGGGGCGGCGCTGGGATCCGGCTTGCGCGGCATTGCGCCAGGCGGCCTGA
- a CDS encoding endonuclease/exonuclease/phosphatase family protein yields MPSSHYIDATTLTVLTVNTHKGFTSFNRRFMLHELREALRLASPDIVFLQEVLGEHQGHAERHQAWPALSQYEFLADSLWTDFAYGRNAVYPAGHHGNALLSRYPIERHENHDVTVHGHEGRGLLHCVLRVPSLPSPVHAICVHLGLLEGHRGKQLRRLCELVTDGVPADEPLLIAGDFNDWRLRADALMTGCGTREVFTTRLGRPARTFPARWPLLRLDRIYVRNVRDWQPVPLASRVWSRLSDHVPICAEIAL; encoded by the coding sequence ATGCCCTCCTCGCACTACATCGATGCCACCACGCTGACCGTGCTCACCGTGAACACGCACAAGGGTTTCACCAGCTTCAACCGCCGCTTCATGCTGCATGAACTGCGTGAAGCCTTGAGGCTGGCGAGCCCCGACATCGTGTTCCTGCAGGAAGTGCTGGGAGAACACCAAGGGCACGCGGAACGGCACCAGGCCTGGCCCGCCCTGTCCCAGTATGAATTCCTGGCCGACTCGCTATGGACCGATTTCGCCTATGGCCGCAATGCGGTCTATCCGGCCGGGCACCATGGCAATGCGCTGCTGTCCAGGTATCCCATCGAACGCCATGAAAACCACGACGTCACCGTGCATGGGCATGAGGGGCGCGGATTGCTGCACTGCGTCCTGCGGGTGCCCTCGCTACCTTCCCCGGTCCATGCAATATGCGTGCACCTGGGTTTGCTGGAGGGGCATCGGGGCAAGCAGCTGCGGCGCCTGTGCGAACTGGTGACGGACGGCGTGCCTGCCGACGAACCGCTGCTGATCGCGGGCGACTTCAACGATTGGCGCCTGCGCGCCGATGCCTTGATGACCGGCTGCGGCACGCGCGAGGTCTTTACTACGCGCCTGGGCCGCCCTGCCCGCACGTTTCCGGCACGTTGGCCCCTCTTGCGGCTGGACCGCATCTATGTGCGCAATGTCCGCGACTGGCAGCCGGTACCGCTGGCCTCGCGAGTCTGGTCGCGGCTGTCCGACCATGTGCCGATCTGCGCGGAGATCGCGCTATGA
- the clsB gene encoding cardiolipin synthase ClsB: MNLRWREHNRYTLLENGTDYFPAVLEAISAARSEVLVETFILFDDAVGQEFQRALIAAARRGVSVDLTVDGYGSDELSDVFVGAMTESGIRVHVFDPRPRFLGVRTNVFRRMHRKIVAVDGRIAFVGGINFSADHLPDYGPEAKQDYALRLEGPLAADIADFARAALAVDAWARPRRRRPSRLDPMPAGDGGGRLVVRDNVEHQTDIERYYRAGVRAAREDVLIANAYFFPGYQLLHDLANAARRGVRVRLLLQGEPDVLVARLAASMLYDYLIDAGVEIYEYCKRPLHGKVACVDQDWSTVGSSNLDPLSLALNLEANVVARDAGLNTALRGSLDRLIEQDCRRIELPEGSKRRLRRLWIGVVVFHFLRRFPAWAGSLPAHKPRLKSIAMEPQRESA; encoded by the coding sequence ATGAACCTGCGCTGGCGCGAGCACAACCGCTACACGCTGCTGGAAAACGGCACCGATTACTTTCCGGCGGTGCTGGAAGCGATCAGCGCGGCGCGCAGCGAAGTGCTGGTGGAGACCTTCATTCTCTTCGACGACGCCGTCGGCCAGGAATTCCAGCGCGCCCTGATCGCGGCAGCCCGCCGCGGCGTCAGCGTGGACCTGACGGTGGATGGCTATGGGTCCGATGAACTGAGCGATGTTTTCGTCGGCGCCATGACCGAAAGCGGCATCCGCGTCCATGTCTTCGACCCGCGTCCGCGCTTCCTGGGCGTGCGCACCAATGTGTTCAGGCGCATGCACCGCAAGATCGTGGCGGTGGACGGCCGGATCGCCTTCGTCGGCGGCATCAATTTTTCTGCCGACCATCTGCCTGATTACGGTCCTGAAGCCAAACAGGACTACGCATTGCGGCTGGAAGGCCCGCTGGCGGCGGACATTGCGGACTTTGCCCGCGCCGCGCTGGCCGTGGACGCCTGGGCGCGCCCGCGGCGGCGCCGGCCGTCGCGCCTGGATCCCATGCCGGCGGGCGATGGCGGCGGACGCCTGGTGGTGCGCGACAACGTCGAGCATCAGACCGACATTGAACGCTACTACCGCGCGGGCGTACGCGCCGCGCGCGAAGACGTGCTGATCGCCAACGCCTACTTCTTCCCCGGCTATCAGTTGCTGCATGACCTGGCCAACGCCGCCCGCCGCGGCGTGCGCGTGCGGCTGCTGCTGCAGGGCGAGCCCGACGTGCTGGTGGCGCGGCTGGCGGCGTCCATGTTGTATGACTACCTGATCGACGCCGGCGTGGAGATTTACGAATACTGCAAGCGCCCGCTGCACGGAAAGGTGGCTTGCGTGGACCAGGACTGGAGCACGGTAGGCTCCAGCAATCTGGATCCGCTCAGCCTGGCGCTGAATCTGGAGGCCAATGTGGTGGCGCGCGACGCCGGATTGAACACTGCGCTGCGCGGCAGCCTGGACCGGCTAATCGAACAGGATTGCCGACGCATCGAGCTGCCCGAGGGTTCGAAGCGGCGCTTGCGGCGGCTGTGGATCGGGGTGGTCGTGTTCCACTTCCTGCGGCGCTTTCCCGCCTGGGCCGGCAGCTTGCCTGCGCACAAGCCCCGCCTGAAATCCATAGCCATGGAACCGCAGCGGGAGTCGGCATGA
- a CDS encoding lysylphosphatidylglycerol synthase transmembrane domain-containing protein: MRVFRSTLTRAWRHRWPRLKRVLPALVLALVAALLYYFGRSVDWAQVWIAMRRIPPGTIAAAAVLVVAGYLSYGALDLLSKRYTRHTLPWPKVLGVAMMSYALNLSLGVLLGGLGARLRLYARLGCRKSLATRVALFSAASNWIGYAWVAGALFVAGAVPVPQGWAIGSNLLRALGVALLVLAAGYVAVCARARQRTWTWMGQHAVLPGAWMAAAQSLVAVLSWAIMGAIIYLLLQGKASYPAVLGILLCASFAALIIRVPGGLGTTEAIFVATLAPGIPATEVLGAVLTYRALYAFTPLFLALTAFAVMEVKLRHRRAHAVVPADGSGKNAHGSFKV, translated from the coding sequence ATGAGAGTGTTCCGCTCAACGTTGACGCGTGCATGGCGGCATCGCTGGCCCCGCCTCAAGCGCGTGCTGCCGGCACTGGTGCTGGCCTTGGTCGCAGCGCTGCTGTACTACTTTGGCCGTTCGGTCGACTGGGCCCAGGTCTGGATCGCCATGCGCAGGATTCCGCCAGGCACCATTGCCGCCGCAGCCGTACTCGTCGTGGCGGGCTACCTGAGCTATGGCGCGCTGGATCTACTGAGCAAACGCTACACCCGCCATACCCTACCCTGGCCGAAAGTGCTGGGCGTGGCCATGATGAGCTACGCCCTGAACCTCAGTCTGGGCGTGCTGTTGGGAGGCCTGGGCGCGCGACTCAGGCTGTACGCCCGCCTGGGCTGCCGCAAGTCCTTGGCGACGCGCGTCGCCCTGTTTTCGGCGGCCTCCAACTGGATAGGCTACGCATGGGTCGCGGGCGCGCTGTTCGTCGCGGGCGCGGTGCCCGTGCCGCAGGGCTGGGCCATAGGCTCGAATCTGTTGCGCGCGCTCGGCGTGGCGCTGCTGGTACTGGCGGCGGGCTATGTGGCGGTGTGCGCGCGGGCGCGGCAGCGCACCTGGACCTGGATGGGACAGCACGCCGTCCTGCCCGGCGCCTGGATGGCGGCGGCCCAAAGCCTGGTGGCCGTGCTGTCATGGGCCATCATGGGCGCCATCATCTATCTGCTGTTGCAGGGCAAGGCCAGCTACCCCGCCGTGCTGGGCATACTGCTGTGCGCCAGCTTCGCCGCCCTCATCATCCGCGTGCCGGGCGGGCTGGGTACCACCGAAGCGATCTTCGTGGCCACGCTCGCGCCCGGGATTCCAGCCACCGAGGTGTTGGGCGCGGTACTGACGTACCGCGCGCTTTATGCCTTCACTCCGCTGTTCCTGGCCCTGACGGCGTTTGCCGTGATGGAAGTGAAGCTGAGACACAGGCGGGCGCACGCGGTCGTGCCCGCGGATGGTAGCGGCAAGAATGCGCACGGGTCGTTCAAGGTTTAG
- a CDS encoding DUF748 domain-containing protein, whose translation MNLDPAAPRRKSPWGNAFAVLTLILAVAVVLAFAALRIAEQRIANMLGPRGQVGHVEVGYRQVILKDVTISGGTGQAGATARQVILEPEWSAFLRHEAVFKTVTIEGFDFTVVRRTNGDMDIAPALQSSLRAGEGGDSQSRPRTPIRIAELILRDGRLDFEDAAISRPAHRIPFSDVQAHLRPLAIPGDGSRSDMEFTGNIEGNRNGAATVRAEGWLVVGGTDADIKVAVRNMDIKHAAPYLADNGATSLAAGAMDLDMRTAIAKRQLQATGTVALRGLRFSGDGSLFSLPRKAVLAALKDQSGTLRFDFALAGDLDNPKFSVTRGFTAQVARGFGHAIGVGAEGAAEGVTGAVKELGNALSDLLTPKP comes from the coding sequence ATGAACCTCGACCCAGCCGCGCCACGCCGCAAGTCGCCATGGGGGAACGCCTTCGCGGTCTTGACCCTGATTTTGGCCGTGGCCGTCGTGCTGGCGTTTGCTGCCTTGCGCATTGCGGAACAGCGCATCGCGAACATGCTGGGCCCGCGCGGCCAGGTAGGCCACGTCGAGGTCGGATACCGGCAGGTGATCCTCAAGGACGTGACGATCTCCGGCGGCACCGGCCAGGCGGGCGCCACGGCGCGCCAAGTGATCCTGGAGCCTGAATGGTCCGCCTTCCTGCGGCACGAGGCGGTCTTCAAGACTGTCACCATCGAAGGCTTCGACTTCACCGTGGTGCGCAGGACCAATGGGGACATGGACATCGCGCCCGCCCTGCAATCCTCCTTGCGGGCCGGCGAAGGCGGCGACAGCCAGTCCCGGCCCAGGACGCCGATCCGCATCGCGGAATTGATCTTGCGCGACGGCCGCCTGGATTTCGAGGACGCGGCGATCTCCAGGCCTGCGCACCGGATCCCGTTTTCGGACGTCCAGGCGCATCTGCGGCCGCTGGCCATACCCGGCGACGGCAGTCGCAGCGACATGGAGTTCACTGGCAATATCGAAGGCAACCGCAACGGCGCGGCGACAGTGCGCGCGGAGGGCTGGCTGGTGGTCGGCGGCACGGATGCGGACATCAAGGTCGCGGTGCGCAATATGGACATCAAGCATGCCGCCCCATACCTGGCCGACAATGGCGCCACCTCGCTGGCAGCGGGCGCCATGGACCTGGATATGCGCACCGCCATCGCCAAGCGCCAGCTTCAGGCCACGGGCACGGTGGCGTTGCGCGGCTTGCGCTTCAGCGGCGACGGCAGCCTGTTTTCATTGCCGCGCAAGGCGGTGCTGGCGGCGCTGAAGGACCAGAGCGGCACGCTGCGCTTCGACTTCGCCCTGGCAGGCGACCTGGACAATCCCAAGTTCTCGGTCACGCGCGGCTTTACCGCGCAGGTTGCGCGGGGCTTCGGTCATGCGATAGGGGTGGGCGCCGAGGGCGCGGCGGAGGGCGTCACTGGCGCCGTGAAGGAGCTGGGCAATGCCTTGTCGGATCTGCTCACGCCTAAACCTTGA
- a CDS encoding DUF883 family protein codes for MNKHHGLRDFFQPADNSARTIRELISGTEALLRSTASYGGSEIEAARDGLKQQLEAAREHAKGWEQAAWDRARQASHAADEYVHENAWKSLAGAALIGVLAGVCLMSDHKRR; via the coding sequence ATGAACAAGCACCATGGATTGCGGGACTTTTTTCAACCGGCTGACAACTCCGCGCGCACGATACGCGAGCTGATCTCCGGAACCGAAGCCTTGCTGCGCAGTACGGCCAGCTACGGCGGCTCGGAGATCGAAGCGGCGCGCGACGGCCTCAAGCAGCAACTGGAAGCCGCGCGCGAACACGCCAAAGGCTGGGAGCAGGCGGCCTGGGACCGGGCCAGGCAGGCCTCCCATGCCGCCGATGAATACGTTCACGAGAACGCATGGAAAAGCCTGGCCGGCGCCGCGCTCATCGGCGTGCTGGCGGGCGTGTGCCTCATGTCAGACCATAAACGCCGCTGA